A genome region from Salvia splendens isolate huo1 chromosome 19, SspV2, whole genome shotgun sequence includes the following:
- the LOC121779316 gene encoding WD-40 repeat-containing protein MSI4-like produces the protein MKERAAERTVEERYTQWKSLVPVLYDWLANHNLVWPSLSCRWGPQIEQATYKNRQRLYLSEQTDGSVPNTLVIANVEVVKARVAAAEHISQFNEESRSPFVKKSKTIIHPGEVNRIRELPQNSNIVATHTDSPDVLIWDVESQPNRQPVLGATPSRPDLILTGHQDNAEFALAMCPTEPFVLSGGKDKSVVLWSIHDHISSLAADQGAHKSPGSKGNLSNGKAGDGTAVEARGIFQGHGDTVEDVQFNPSSAQEFCSVGDDSCLILWDARTGSSPVVKVEKAHNADLHCVDWNPNDVNLILTGSADNTVHMYDRRNLTSGGVGAPVHIFEGHSAAVLCVQWSPAKASVFGSAAEDGILNIWDHAKIGKAGNDVGSGDSSYPPGLFFKHAGHRDKVVDFHWNAADPWTIVSVSEDGEKTGGGGTLQIWRMIDLIYRPEEEVIAELDKFKSHLLTCSTSSSS, from the exons atgaaggAGAGAGCGGCTGAGCGCACGGTAGAGGAGCGCTACACGCAGTGGAAGTCGCTCGTACCAGTTCTCTACGATTGGTTGGCCAATCACAATCTCGTTTGGCCGTCCCTCTCATGCCG TTGGGGACCTCAAATAGAGCAAGCAACATACAAGAATCGTCAAAGGCTATATCTTTCGGAACAG ACAGATGGCAGCGTTCCAAACACGCTAGTCATAGCAAATGTTGAAGTTGTAAAAGCTAGGGTTGCTGCTGCAGAGCACATATCACAG TTTAATGAAGAATCACGATCACCTTTTGTGAAGAAGAGCAAGACCATCATTCATCCTGGCGAG GTGAATCGAATCAGGGAACTGCCACAGAATAGCAATATTGTGGCAACTCACACCGATAGTCCCGAT GTTCTCATTTGGGATGTCGAAAGTCAGCCTAATCGTCAACCCGTTTTAGGTGCCACACCATCACGCCCTGATTTG ATACTGACTGGACATCAAGATAATGCTGAATTTGCTCTAGCCATGTGTCCTACAGAACCATTTGTGCTCTCTGGAG GCAAGGACAAGTCCGTGGTGTTGTGGAGCATCCACGACCATATATCTTCTTTGGCTGCAGATCAGGGGGCTCATAAATCTCCAGGTTCTAAGGGTAATTTATCTAATGGCAAAGCTGGTGATGGAACAGCTGTTGAAGCACGTGGCATATTTCAGGGGCATGGGGACACTGTCGAAGATGTCCAATTTAACCCATCAAG TGCACAGGAGTTCTGCAGTGTTGGTGATGATTCTTGCCTGATTCTGTGGGATGCAAGAACTGGCTCTTCTCCTGTTGTCAAG GTTGAAAAAGCCCACAATGCCGACCTTCACTGTGTTGATTGGAATCCCAATGACGTGAATCTGATTTTGACAGG GTCTGCTGATAATACTGTTCACATGTATGATCGCCGAAATCTTACGTCTGGGGGAGTCGGAGCCCCTGTTCATATTTTTGAAGGCCATTCTGCTGCGGTGCTTTGTGTCCAG TGGTCTCCGGCTAAAGCATCTGTCTTCGGCAGTGCTGCAGAGGATGGCATCTTAAATATATGGGATCATGCAAAG ATCGGAAAGGCAGGAAATGATGTTGGATCAGGAGATTCAAGCTATCCCCCTGGCTTATTTTTTAAACATGCTGGTCACAG GGACAAGGTGGTTGATTTTCACTGGAATGCAGCAGATCCGTGGACTATTGTTAGCGTGTCTGAGGATGGAGAAAAGACTGGTGGGGGAGGCACACTGCAG ATTTGGCGGATGATTGACCTAATTTATCGACCAGAAGAGGAGGTGATAGCTGAGCTGGATAAGTTCAAATCTCATCTTTTGACGTGCTCCACTTCATCCAGTTCCTGA